From a region of the Calonectris borealis chromosome 2, bCalBor7.hap1.2, whole genome shotgun sequence genome:
- the IGFBP1 gene encoding insulin-like growth factor-binding protein 1, producing the protein MSSLRSLLRRCWLPSLLLPALLGPRLASGVALQPMHCAPCTQEKLALCPPVAPGCPETARQPGCGCCQTCALGPGQPCGVYTARCRQGLRCHVPAGAPRPLSALIQGQGTCLPASEAGGMRTAEPADSIEPEDMPLESTEMTQDQLLNYQLMFPIGQDKSIPWNAITAYENMKAKRLSELKKWKEQGPCQKELYRALYKLAKAQQRSGGEIYKFYLPNCSKNGFYHSKQCETSLDGESAGCWCVYPKNGRRIPGSPEMKGDPECQQYLNSQE; encoded by the exons ATGAGTAGCCTGCGGTCTCTGCTGCGCCGCTGCTGGCTGCCGTCCCTGCTGCTGCCGGCGCTGCTGGGTCCCCGCCTCGCCTCCGGGGTGGCCCTGCAGCCCATGCACTGCGCCCCGTGCACCCAGGAGAAGCTCGCCCTCTGCCCGCCCGTCGCGCCCGGCTGCCCGGAGACGGCCCGGCAGCCCGGCTGCGGCTGCTGCCAGACCTGCGCCCTCGGGCCGGGCCAGCCCTGCGGGGTCTACACGGCCCGCTGCCGGCAGGGGCTCCGCTGCCACGTCCCCGCGGGAGCGCCCCGGCCCCTCTCCGCCCTCATCCAGGGGCAGGGGACCTGCCTGCCCGCCAGCGAGGCCGGAGGGATGCGCACGGCGGAGCCGGCAG ACTCTATCGAACCTGAGGATATGCCTTTGGAAAGCACTGAAATGACACAGGATCAACTGCTGAACTATCAGTTGATGTTTCCCATAGGCCAGGACAAATCCATCCCCTGGAACGCCATCACTGCATATgaaaacatgaaagcaaagagACTATCTGAACTCAAGAAATGGAAAGAGCAG GGACCTTGTCAGAAGGAGCTCTACAGAGCCCTGTATAAATTGGCAAAGGCACAGCAGAGAAGCGGAGGGGAGATTTACAAATTCTACTTGCCCAACTGCAGCAAGAATGGATTTTACCACAGCAAACAG TGCGAAACTTCACTGGATGGAGAGTCTGCTGGATGCTGGTGTGTCTATCCAAAAAACGGAAGAAGAATTCCTGGATCTCCAGAAATGAAGGGAGACCCTGAATGCCAACAATATCTCAACTCACAAGAATAA